In Nicotiana tabacum cultivar K326 chromosome 21, ASM71507v2, whole genome shotgun sequence, one DNA window encodes the following:
- the LOC107776678 gene encoding uncharacterized protein LOC107776678, which produces MEKRFKLRISKVVSSFHSSCRSKDPSILPQDPVPSFFRSSSINLNTQLITSTVNNLPITPPPPSIPHHHQHPHRSSFKLHVSSALVTAGCRCSWGNGEAYASDESQTRSSRSQEFKWKKEEKLHGVNKNDDETEQPHRKISNSSVSDNSDSEVLALPPPSHSITEKNKQRTQKKKNKTRFCMSTSSADESDGNFSREIWDEEEEEAETLISSCRSLEYSTDSSSDLNQQLETIYETTKTRRQKGTIGSTKRRTVKHSKRSVSRGMNIGRKPSVSTTSSDNELPPRLSVFKKLIPCSVDGKVKESFAIVKKSEDPYEDFKRSMMEMIFEKQMFEKNDLEQLLQCFLSLNAKHYHGVIVEAFSEIWKTLFSPNHNDSSSICNF; this is translated from the exons ATGGAAAAACGTTTCAAGCTTAGAATATCTAAAGTTGTTTCCTCTTTCCATTCCTCTTGCCGTTCCAAAGACCCTTCCATTCTTCCTCAAGATCCTGTCCCTTCCTTCTTCCGATCATCATCCATTAACCTTAACACACAACTCATCACTAGTACCGTCAATAATTTGCCAATCACCCCACCCCCTCCTTCAATACCCCATCACCATCAGCATCCTCATCGTTCCTCCTTCAAACTCCATGTGTCATCGGCTCTGGTAACCGCCGGCTGCCGGTGTAGCTGGGGGAACGGAGAAGCATATGCATCCGATGAAAGCCAAACTAG GTCGTCACGTTCACAAGAATTCAAgtggaaaaaagaagagaagttgCATGGTGTTAATAAAAACGACGATGAGACAGAACAACCTCATAGGAAAATCTCGAACTCTTCTGTCTCCGACAATTCTGACAGTGAGGTTTTAGCCTTACCACCACCCTCTCATTCCATAACAGAGAAGAACAAACAGCGAactcaaaagaagaaaaataaaacaagattTTGCATGAGCACGTCATCTGCTGATGAAAGTGATGGGAATTTTAGTAGGGAAAtttgggatgaagaagaagaggaggctGAGACATTAATATCATCTTGCAGAAGTTTGGAGTATTCGACTGACTCGTCCTCGGATTTAAACCAACAATTGGAGACCATATACGAGACTACAAAGACAAGGCGTCAAAAAGGGACGATTGGCAGCACCAAGAGGAGGACGGTGAAGCATTCAAAACGCAGCGTTTCGAGGGGCATGAACATTG GTAGAAAGCCGTCAGTCTCGACTACATCATCGGACAACGAGCTTCCTCCGAGGTTATCTGTGTTCAAGAAGCTGATACCCTGTAGCGTTGATGGGAAAGTGAAGGAGAGTTTTGCGATCGTGAAGAAATCGGAGGATCCATATGAGGATTTCAAAAGGTCTATGATGGAAATGATTTTTGAGAAACAAATGTTTGAGAAGAATGATTTGGAGCAACTTTTGCAGTGTTTTCTATCACTAAATGCTAAGCATTACCACGGGGTGATCGTTGAGGCTTTCTCTGAGATTTGGAAGACATTATTTTCACCTAATCATAATGATAGTTCTAGTATCTGTAACTTCTAG